In Planctomycetota bacterium, a single window of DNA contains:
- a CDS encoding nuclear transport factor 2 family protein has translation MTRARRSSFIGPLVPLAALVCLSPIVAAQGITPRTQPDSEPPASPAPSDPAPPVPTPPAPSDPAPPPPDAPLEFREFTARDGRTVRFLLRLPTSPDERRPSPMVVALPPGKGDEAMVRRGVQLYWSGDAFRRSWILLSPAAPARAAWADEPRLLAELLDHVATITRWENGLAHLAGVSAGGLAAFTAATEDPGRFASLTVLPGAPANDDVLLRLDRLRTVPVTIFVGADDAEFWLPQARRAAARLREVGASCDLRVLEGQAHVLALDGPTLHDALESRRPSRRGVIAPHELARRAVDGVLTDFHDAAAKADEVRYFEHFAPDAVFLGTDATERWTLPQFRAFALPYFQRESAWTYVATARRISVSPSGDTAWFDEMLQNAKLGTCRGSGVLVRTDDRGERRWRIAQYNLSIPVPNALAEQVVGLIRGAQAPADPPRTPPPAP, from the coding sequence ATGACGCGTGCCCGCCGCTCGTCGTTCATCGGTCCGCTCGTTCCGCTCGCCGCGCTCGTGTGCCTTTCGCCCATCGTTGCGGCACAGGGCATCACGCCCCGCACGCAGCCTGATTCTGAGCCACCGGCGTCGCCCGCGCCGTCGGACCCCGCGCCGCCCGTGCCAACACCGCCCGCGCCGTCGGACCCCGCGCCCCCGCCGCCCGATGCCCCGCTCGAGTTCCGCGAGTTCACCGCGCGCGACGGGCGCACCGTCCGCTTTCTGCTCCGCCTGCCCACGTCGCCCGACGAACGCCGCCCGTCGCCCATGGTCGTCGCGCTGCCCCCGGGCAAGGGCGACGAGGCCATGGTCCGCCGGGGCGTGCAGTTGTACTGGAGCGGCGACGCGTTCCGTCGCTCGTGGATCCTCCTCAGCCCCGCGGCTCCCGCCCGCGCCGCCTGGGCCGACGAGCCCCGCCTGCTCGCCGAACTGCTCGACCACGTCGCGACGATCACCCGGTGGGAGAACGGCCTGGCGCACCTCGCCGGCGTGAGCGCGGGCGGGCTCGCCGCGTTCACCGCCGCGACCGAAGACCCCGGGCGCTTCGCCTCGCTCACCGTGCTGCCCGGGGCCCCCGCGAACGACGACGTCCTGCTCCGCCTTGATCGCCTGCGCACCGTGCCCGTCACGATCTTCGTCGGCGCCGACGACGCGGAGTTCTGGCTGCCCCAGGCCCGCCGTGCGGCGGCACGCCTGCGCGAGGTCGGCGCGTCCTGCGACCTGCGCGTGCTCGAGGGGCAGGCCCACGTGCTCGCCCTCGACGGCCCCACGCTGCACGACGCGCTCGAGTCCAGGCGCCCATCGCGCCGGGGCGTCATCGCCCCGCACGAACTCGCCCGGCGCGCCGTGGACGGCGTGCTGACCGACTTCCACGACGCCGCCGCCAAGGCCGACGAGGTCCGCTACTTCGAGCACTTCGCGCCCGACGCGGTCTTCCTGGGCACCGACGCGACCGAACGCTGGACGCTTCCCCAGTTCCGCGCGTTCGCCCTGCCCTACTTCCAGCGCGAGAGCGCGTGGACCTACGTCGCCACCGCCCGGCGCATCTCCGTCTCGCCCTCGGGCGATACCGCGTGGTTCGACGAGATGCTGCAGAACGCCAAGCTCGGCACGTGCCGCGGCTCGGGCGTGCTCGTCCGCACCGACGACCGAGGCGAGCGGCGGTGGCGCATCGCGCAGTACAACCTCAGCATCCCCGTGCCCAACGCCCTCGCCGAACAGGTGGTCGGGCTCATCCGGGGCGCGCAGGCTCCGGCCGATCCGCCCCGCACGCCCCCGCCAGCGCCATGA
- a CDS encoding aminotransferase class V-fold PLP-dependent enzyme encodes MPTPPTLDEIRSQFPALDAGTVYLDNAGGSQLPRCVIAQAARCLRETYAQLGGDYAPSLAASQNLRRAHEVAKVFVHASPREFAPAEETSGSVIIGHSSTALCHLLASCYASAADRARQAAAGSGASRPVRDEVIVATAGHEANIGPWLRLAERGWKVTLWPTEIDDEGLWRPRVGTLERLISARTRVVAFPQVSNILGQVWDVAEVCEVVRRHGARSVVDGVAFAPHAAPDVRAYRCDWYVYSSYKVMGPHAGVLYGSHEALAELDGPNHEFIPRHDVPRVYEVGGVAHEACAMILGLWEYACYIARRDPSQAIEREVFERAFAYLGRLEHDLTRRLLDGLSTVPRVRLVGSPVADARRVSTVSFTAAGATSASVARSANLRGIGIRFGSFYSRRLAIELGIDPDDGVVRISPLHYTSPGEVDLALDHVQRVLSAAPVSPGAATSVTTPR; translated from the coding sequence ATGCCGACCCCGCCCACGCTCGACGAGATCCGCTCGCAGTTCCCCGCGCTCGACGCCGGGACGGTGTACCTGGACAACGCGGGCGGGTCGCAGCTGCCCCGCTGCGTGATCGCGCAGGCGGCGCGCTGCCTGCGCGAGACGTACGCGCAGCTCGGGGGCGACTACGCCCCGTCGCTGGCGGCGTCGCAGAACCTGCGCCGGGCGCACGAGGTCGCGAAGGTCTTCGTGCACGCCTCGCCCCGGGAGTTTGCGCCCGCGGAGGAGACCAGCGGGAGCGTGATCATCGGGCATTCGAGCACGGCGTTGTGCCACCTGCTTGCGTCGTGCTACGCGTCCGCCGCGGACCGGGCGCGCCAGGCGGCGGCGGGGAGCGGGGCGTCGCGCCCGGTGCGCGACGAGGTGATCGTCGCGACCGCGGGGCACGAGGCGAACATCGGCCCGTGGCTGCGCCTGGCGGAGCGCGGCTGGAAGGTGACGCTCTGGCCGACGGAGATCGATGATGAGGGGCTGTGGCGCCCGCGCGTGGGGACGCTGGAGCGGCTGATTTCGGCGCGGACGCGGGTCGTCGCGTTCCCGCAGGTGTCGAACATCCTCGGGCAGGTGTGGGACGTGGCCGAGGTGTGCGAGGTGGTGCGCCGGCACGGCGCGCGCAGCGTGGTGGATGGCGTGGCGTTCGCGCCGCACGCCGCCCCGGACGTGCGGGCATACCGCTGCGATTGGTACGTCTACTCGTCGTACAAGGTCATGGGCCCGCACGCGGGCGTGCTGTACGGCTCGCACGAGGCGCTGGCGGAGCTCGACGGGCCCAACCACGAGTTCATCCCGCGCCACGACGTGCCCCGCGTCTACGAGGTGGGCGGGGTGGCGCACGAGGCGTGCGCGATGATCCTGGGGCTGTGGGAGTACGCGTGCTACATCGCGCGCCGGGACCCCTCGCAGGCGATCGAGCGCGAGGTCTTCGAGCGGGCGTTCGCGTACCTGGGTCGCCTCGAGCACGACCTCACCCGCCGCCTGCTCGACGGGCTCTCGACGGTGCCCCGCGTGCGCCTTGTGGGGTCGCCCGTCGCCGACGCCCGGCGGGTGAGCACGGTGAGCTTCACCGCGGCGGGCGCGACGTCGGCGTCGGTGGCGCGCTCGGCGAACCTGCGCGGGATCGGCATCCGCTTCGGCAGCTTCTACTCGCGCCGCCTGGCGATCGAGCTGGGCATCGACCCCGACGACGGCGTGGTCCGCATCAGCCCGCTGCACTACACGAGCCCGGGGGAGGTCGACCTCGCGCTCGACCATGTGCAGCGCGTGCTGTCCGCGGCGCCGGTGTCGCCGGGTGCGGCGACGAGCGTGACGACGCCGCGGTAG
- a CDS encoding S41 family peptidase, whose product MGGGLTMRGAWWRAAAWVCALVACAVASTAARAQEIDAAAKNEVLHALTEHLARQAYVGGVDFRRWPEYLEASRDAIDRAPNATAFAIQVGRALGRFGISHVALIPPEAASTMRRTIRIGIGAEVRPAQGGLRVLGLSPESAAGERGLQPGDVITHVDGERATTPEALEGDSGSVAVLRVRKLSGETREIRVERVLTERRQPAEYRELSERTALIRIPTFNQGYDPFEIEELVARAFWKPGLVIDLRGNGGGKVSNLLHLMSLLAPEGEAFGTPVTNELAARFVEATGGDPSDARAVAAWSTDHLRVPPNESAPYPGRLGVLIDGGSASASEVTSAALRDLRGAVLVGRTSAGALLVSRYLPLPHGFVVQVPVSDYITRGGERPEGVGVKPDIEVERPARGEDAAAAAVMRALEGV is encoded by the coding sequence GTGGGCGGGGGTCTGACGATGCGCGGGGCGTGGTGGCGGGCGGCGGCGTGGGTGTGCGCGCTGGTGGCGTGCGCGGTGGCGTCGACGGCCGCGCGGGCGCAGGAGATCGACGCCGCGGCGAAGAACGAGGTGCTGCACGCCCTGACCGAGCACCTCGCGCGCCAGGCGTACGTGGGGGGCGTGGACTTTCGGCGGTGGCCCGAGTATCTGGAGGCAAGCCGCGATGCGATCGACCGGGCGCCCAACGCGACGGCGTTCGCCATCCAGGTGGGGCGGGCGCTGGGCCGGTTCGGCATCAGCCACGTGGCGCTCATCCCGCCCGAGGCCGCGTCGACGATGCGACGGACCATCCGCATCGGGATCGGGGCCGAGGTGCGGCCTGCGCAGGGCGGGCTGCGCGTGCTGGGGCTGAGCCCAGAGTCCGCGGCGGGTGAGCGGGGCCTGCAGCCGGGCGATGTCATTACGCATGTGGACGGCGAGCGCGCGACCACGCCCGAGGCGCTCGAGGGCGACAGCGGCTCGGTCGCGGTGCTGCGCGTGCGCAAACTGAGCGGCGAGACGCGCGAGATCCGCGTGGAGCGCGTGCTGACCGAGCGGCGCCAGCCCGCGGAGTACCGCGAGTTGAGCGAGCGGACGGCGCTCATCCGGATCCCGACGTTCAACCAGGGCTACGACCCGTTCGAGATCGAGGAACTGGTGGCGCGCGCGTTCTGGAAGCCGGGGCTGGTGATCGATCTGCGGGGCAACGGCGGGGGGAAGGTCTCGAACCTGCTGCACCTGATGTCGCTGCTGGCGCCCGAGGGCGAGGCGTTCGGGACACCCGTGACGAACGAACTGGCGGCGCGGTTCGTCGAGGCGACGGGGGGAGACCCGTCGGACGCGCGGGCGGTGGCGGCGTGGTCGACGGACCACCTGCGCGTGCCGCCGAACGAAAGCGCGCCGTACCCGGGGCGATTGGGCGTGCTGATCGATGGCGGGTCGGCGAGCGCGTCGGAGGTGACGAGCGCGGCCTTACGCGACCTGCGCGGGGCGGTGCTCGTGGGGCGGACGAGCGCGGGGGCGCTGCTCGTGTCGCGGTACCTGCCCCTGCCGCACGGGTTCGTCGTGCAGGTCCCGGTGTCGGACTACATCACGCGGGGCGGGGAGCGCCCGGAGGGCGTGGGGGTGAAGCCCGACATCGAGGTGGAGCGGCCTGCGCGGGGCGAGGACGCGGCCGCCGCGGCGGTGATGCGGGCGCTCGAAGGCGTGTAG
- a CDS encoding DUF533 domain-containing protein → MSDDMVMTTGEREAVLAIALLAAMADGSKSDAERERVKATLDGLAPSELDLAGVYERALTKRTTAAREASALRTPAVRRAAYEMAVAVCDADDTTSRDEGTFLDELARALEIPAADAGAIRRAAENAASADVRTPAALPVPVTPVPAASAPGADPVRREVDSTIMTHAVLCGALELLPQGLASAAIIPIQMKMVYSIGSKYGYSLDRGHITDFLATVGVGATSQIVEGYARKIVGGFLERAAKSMLGGSVGGWVGSLAPGALGVGMSFATTYALGRVAAQYYAGGRTFGAIDLRGLFGRELTTAKQAYASHLPQIREQASKLNPATVLSSLGVA, encoded by the coding sequence ATGAGCGACGACATGGTGATGACGACGGGCGAGCGCGAGGCGGTGCTGGCGATCGCGCTGCTGGCGGCGATGGCGGACGGGAGCAAATCCGACGCCGAACGCGAGCGCGTGAAGGCGACGCTCGACGGGCTGGCGCCGTCGGAGCTCGACCTGGCGGGCGTGTACGAGCGGGCGCTGACGAAGCGGACGACCGCGGCGCGCGAGGCGTCGGCGCTGCGGACCCCGGCGGTGCGCCGGGCGGCGTACGAGATGGCGGTCGCGGTCTGCGACGCCGACGACACGACCTCGCGCGACGAGGGGACGTTCCTGGACGAGTTGGCGCGGGCGCTGGAGATTCCCGCGGCGGACGCGGGGGCGATCCGGCGTGCCGCGGAGAACGCCGCGAGCGCTGATGTGCGGACGCCCGCGGCCTTGCCCGTGCCGGTGACGCCCGTGCCGGCGGCGTCCGCGCCGGGGGCCGACCCGGTGCGGCGCGAGGTGGATTCGACGATCATGACGCACGCGGTACTGTGCGGCGCGCTGGAACTGCTGCCGCAGGGCCTGGCGAGCGCCGCGATCATCCCCATCCAGATGAAGATGGTGTACTCGATCGGGTCGAAGTACGGCTACTCGCTGGATCGCGGGCACATCACGGACTTCCTGGCGACGGTGGGCGTGGGCGCGACGTCGCAGATCGTCGAGGGGTACGCGCGCAAGATCGTCGGCGGATTTCTCGAGCGTGCGGCGAAGAGCATGCTGGGCGGGTCGGTGGGCGGGTGGGTCGGCTCGCTCGCGCCGGGGGCTTTGGGCGTGGGGATGAGCTTCGCGACGACGTACGCGCTCGGGCGTGTGGCGGCCCAGTACTACGCGGGCGGGCGGACCTTCGGGGCGATCGACCTGCGGGGGCTGTTCGGGCGCGAGTTGACGACGGCCAAGCAGGCGTACGCGTCGCACCTGCCGCAGATCCGCGAGCAGGCGTCGAAGCTCAACCCGGCGACGGTGCTGTCGTCGCTGGGCGTGGCGTAG
- a CDS encoding Yip1 family protein yields the protein MNCKSCDYPLWNLRGRECPECGTPFRPSDFDFTLNAVRFCCPHCGQDYYGTGDRGHLVPDSFACVSCARPITMDECLLLPTAGVREEQTRPDDMPWLERRRHGVISAWFKTIGRAMVTPGRLMDAIPAEGPSGFVFGAVTTSIFLLVSVAPLFVFILVMGAGVGGRPSMNAVAGIAGGGGATILGAIVGIIMFLGLWIVCTHGTLRITGGAPYPIKRTCQALCYSSGANVLTALPCLGMYFGFLFVIWWIVAACIMVARGHRISGGRATLAVLALPILLAVVGGGWLTYGIVTAMNTINAANPGGTGTTTYSPAMPPPPPPTPPIPFQVNPPAEPAPTDETGDPDQPDAPASDAPVEEPPTAEPPARVDPQ from the coding sequence ATGAACTGCAAGTCCTGCGACTACCCCCTCTGGAACCTGCGCGGGCGCGAATGCCCCGAGTGCGGCACGCCGTTCCGACCCTCCGACTTTGACTTCACCCTCAACGCCGTCCGCTTCTGCTGCCCGCACTGCGGCCAGGACTACTACGGCACGGGCGATCGCGGGCACCTCGTCCCCGACTCGTTCGCCTGCGTCTCGTGCGCACGCCCCATCACCATGGACGAGTGCCTGCTCCTCCCCACCGCCGGCGTGCGCGAGGAGCAGACCCGCCCCGACGACATGCCCTGGCTCGAACGCCGGCGCCACGGCGTCATCAGCGCGTGGTTCAAGACCATCGGACGCGCCATGGTCACGCCCGGACGCCTCATGGACGCGATTCCCGCGGAGGGGCCCAGCGGGTTCGTGTTCGGCGCGGTCACCACCAGCATTTTCCTCCTCGTCTCCGTCGCCCCGCTCTTCGTGTTCATCCTCGTGATGGGCGCGGGCGTCGGCGGACGTCCCAGCATGAACGCCGTCGCGGGCATCGCCGGCGGCGGGGGTGCCACCATCCTCGGGGCCATCGTCGGCATCATCATGTTCCTCGGGCTCTGGATCGTCTGCACCCACGGCACGCTCCGCATCACCGGCGGCGCACCCTACCCCATCAAGCGCACCTGCCAGGCCCTCTGCTACAGCAGCGGGGCGAACGTTCTCACCGCGCTCCCGTGCTTGGGGATGTACTTCGGGTTCCTCTTCGTCATCTGGTGGATTGTCGCCGCGTGCATCATGGTCGCACGCGGGCACCGCATCAGCGGCGGGCGCGCCACCCTCGCCGTGCTCGCCCTCCCCATCCTGCTCGCCGTCGTCGGGGGCGGGTGGCTGACATACGGCATCGTCACCGCGATGAACACGATCAATGCCGCAAACCCGGGCGGGACGGGGACGACGACGTACTCGCCCGCGATGCCGCCTCCCCCGCCACCGACCCCGCCGATACCCTTCCAAGTCAACCCGCCCGCGGAGCCAGCGCCGACGGACGAGACCGGCGACCCCGACCAGCCCGACGCGCCCGCGAGTGACGCGCCCGTTGAAGAACCGCCCACCGCAGAGCCGCCCGCGCGGGTGGATCCTCAATAG
- a CDS encoding phosphatidate cytidylyltransferase encodes MEHLFSARGAFDHVVTRWCLGVVAGALLFTPLAIVTFRGMGKMSPRTRADVWTRYRTWLVIAPGALVPILACAATAMGLVLVLSLLCFREFARATGLFRDRLLSGAVACAIVATVFACADNWYGLFVAVPPLTVVLIAGLGVLEDRPEGYLQRVSLACMAYLLFGAGLAHLAFLANDADFRPILCALVLCVQGGDILAYVCGKLFGRRRVFPNTSPRKTLGGHLGALLAVAPTFAFLAHLIWPNTPLDRTVLLLALGLLVGAGAQLGDLVLSSIKRDLGVKDLATSLPGHGGFTDRCNSLLLVAPAAFHMINTFVDLGAGRAARVFTSH; translated from the coding sequence GTGGAGCACCTGTTCTCGGCGCGCGGGGCATTCGACCACGTGGTGACGCGCTGGTGTCTGGGCGTGGTGGCGGGGGCGCTGCTGTTTACCCCCCTCGCGATCGTGACATTCCGCGGGATGGGCAAGATGTCGCCCCGCACGCGCGCGGACGTCTGGACGCGGTACCGCACGTGGCTGGTGATCGCGCCGGGCGCGCTCGTGCCGATCCTGGCGTGCGCGGCGACGGCGATGGGCCTGGTGCTGGTGCTCTCGCTGCTGTGCTTCCGCGAGTTCGCGCGGGCGACGGGGCTGTTCCGCGACCGGCTGCTCTCGGGCGCGGTGGCGTGCGCGATCGTCGCGACGGTCTTCGCGTGCGCGGACAACTGGTACGGGCTGTTCGTGGCGGTGCCGCCCCTCACGGTGGTGCTGATCGCGGGGCTGGGCGTGCTGGAGGACCGGCCCGAGGGGTACCTGCAGCGGGTCTCGCTGGCGTGCATGGCGTATCTGCTCTTCGGGGCGGGGCTGGCGCACCTGGCCTTCCTGGCGAACGACGCGGACTTCCGGCCCATCCTGTGCGCGCTCGTGCTGTGCGTGCAGGGCGGGGACATCCTGGCGTACGTCTGCGGGAAGCTGTTCGGCCGGCGCCGGGTCTTCCCGAACACCAGCCCGCGCAAGACGCTCGGCGGGCATCTGGGCGCGCTGCTGGCGGTGGCGCCGACGTTCGCCTTCCTGGCGCACCTGATCTGGCCCAACACGCCCCTGGACCGCACGGTGCTGCTGCTGGCGCTGGGGCTGCTGGTGGGGGCGGGTGCGCAGCTGGGCGACCTCGTGCTGAGCTCGATCAAGCGGGACCTGGGCGTCAAGGACCTCGCGACGAGCCTGCCCGGGCACGGCGGGTTCACCGACCGCTGCAACTCGCTTCTGCTCGTGGCGCCGGCGGCGTTCCACATGATCAACACGTTCGTCGACCTGGGCGCAGGACGCGCGGCGCGTGTCTTCACGTCGCACTAG
- a CDS encoding menaquinone biosynthesis protein, protein MGPVRVACVRYLNTAPLVEGLDGVDGLELVPAVPSGIVDLLASGEADIGLASVVDAVRSDVPLRLLASGMIGCDGPTLTVRVFSSVPWGEVRTLHADTDSHTSVVLARVLLDALYGRRVDVAAFDARERVQRGGGAAQVAETLDDSWPATVLLIGDKVATDPPPAARYPHQLDLGEAWKAWTGLGFVYAAWMCRAAEANDERIRMAAALLDRQRRRNLARLGWIVARRAPLARWDEALAARYLGDLLRYDLDERARAGLARFLREAYARGIIEKDEASWAGV, encoded by the coding sequence ATGGGTCCAGTCCGCGTCGCGTGCGTCCGGTACTTGAACACCGCCCCGCTGGTCGAGGGGCTTGACGGCGTGGACGGGCTGGAGCTCGTCCCGGCGGTGCCGTCGGGGATCGTCGACCTGCTGGCGTCCGGCGAGGCGGACATCGGGCTGGCGTCGGTGGTAGATGCGGTGCGATCGGACGTGCCGCTGCGCCTGCTGGCGAGCGGGATGATCGGGTGCGACGGGCCGACGCTGACGGTGCGGGTGTTCTCGAGCGTGCCGTGGGGCGAGGTGCGGACGCTGCACGCCGACACCGACAGCCACACGTCGGTGGTGCTGGCGCGGGTGCTGCTCGACGCGCTGTACGGGCGCCGGGTGGACGTGGCGGCGTTCGACGCGCGCGAGCGGGTGCAGCGCGGCGGCGGCGCGGCCCAGGTCGCGGAAACGCTGGATGACAGTTGGCCCGCGACGGTGCTGCTGATCGGCGACAAGGTGGCGACCGACCCGCCCCCGGCCGCGCGGTACCCGCACCAGTTGGATCTGGGCGAGGCGTGGAAGGCGTGGACGGGGCTGGGGTTTGTGTACGCGGCGTGGATGTGCCGCGCGGCGGAGGCGAACGACGAGCGGATCCGGATGGCGGCGGCGCTGCTGGATCGTCAGCGACGGCGGAACCTGGCGCGACTGGGGTGGATCGTCGCGCGACGCGCGCCCCTGGCGCGCTGGGATGAGGCTCTGGCGGCGCGGTACCTGGGCGACCTGCTGCGGTACGACCTCGACGAGCGGGCGCGCGCGGGGCTGGCGAGGTTCCTGCGCGAGGCGTACGCGCGGGGCATCATCGAGAAGGACGAGGCGTCGTGGGCGGGGGTCTGA
- a CDS encoding NeuD/PglB/VioB family sugar acetyltransferase: protein MDDRELVLIGGGGHALVVAESIGDAATILGFFDDDPHARLARLGFEHLGPFARLTTDFDAHAMLGLGDIALRRALLTRLPAMRSVGITHRTAYVSPTASLGRGVFIAPHAVVHTLASVLDHAIINTGAIIEHECVIGENVHVAPGAVLAGNVRVGHDTLVGVGARVNPNIRIGVGCKIGAGAVVVRDVPDGVIAVGVPARPVTPPAR from the coding sequence ATGGACGACCGCGAACTCGTGCTCATCGGCGGCGGCGGGCACGCCCTGGTCGTCGCCGAGTCCATCGGCGACGCCGCCACCATCCTGGGTTTCTTCGACGACGACCCCCACGCCCGCCTCGCGCGCCTGGGGTTCGAGCACCTCGGGCCCTTCGCCCGCCTCACGACCGACTTTGACGCCCACGCGATGCTCGGCCTGGGCGACATCGCGCTGCGCCGGGCGCTGCTCACGCGCCTGCCGGCCATGCGCAGCGTCGGCATCACGCACCGCACCGCGTACGTCTCGCCCACCGCGTCCCTCGGGCGGGGCGTCTTCATCGCGCCCCACGCCGTCGTCCACACGCTCGCCTCGGTCCTCGACCACGCGATCATCAACACCGGCGCGATCATCGAGCACGAGTGCGTCATCGGCGAGAACGTGCACGTCGCGCCCGGGGCCGTCCTCGCGGGGAACGTCCGCGTCGGGCACGACACGCTCGTGGGCGTGGGGGCGCGCGTCAACCCGAACATCCGCATCGGCGTGGGGTGCAAGATCGGCGCCGGGGCCGTCGTCGTGCGCGACGTGCCCGACGGCGTGATCGCCGTGGGCGTGCCCGCCCGCCCCGTCACGCCCCCCGCCCGGTGA
- a CDS encoding lysophospholipid acyltransferase family protein, producing the protein MTKRWTYSPASDLMLPPEERWRSVRREQGLFSWLGHRASLGVLRAYFGVCHRLRVIGAEHLPLAPPFVVISNHASHLDSLALACVLPRTARSFAFPIAAGDAFFNSVLLSALSATFINAVPLWRKKVTTHAMADLRTRLLEGRSGFILFPEGSRTRDGGVQAFRAGLGMLVAGTGVPVVPCYIDGAFSAMPPGSRVPRPRRLTIIVGPALRFDDVPDEREGWTRIAEQTRARVMALAGACGADRPEPARPG; encoded by the coding sequence ATGACGAAGCGCTGGACCTACTCGCCCGCGTCGGATCTCATGCTCCCGCCCGAGGAGCGCTGGCGGAGCGTGCGCCGCGAGCAGGGGCTGTTCTCGTGGCTTGGGCACCGGGCCAGCCTGGGCGTGCTGCGCGCGTACTTCGGGGTGTGCCACCGTCTGCGGGTGATCGGGGCCGAGCACCTCCCGCTCGCCCCGCCCTTCGTGGTGATCTCGAACCACGCCAGCCACCTCGACTCGCTGGCGCTCGCGTGCGTGCTGCCCCGCACGGCCCGGTCGTTCGCGTTCCCCATCGCCGCGGGCGATGCCTTCTTCAACAGCGTCCTCCTGAGTGCGCTCTCGGCCACGTTCATCAACGCGGTGCCGCTGTGGCGAAAGAAAGTGACGACGCACGCGATGGCCGATCTTCGCACGCGCCTGCTGGAAGGTCGCAGCGGGTTCATCCTGTTCCCCGAGGGCTCGCGCACGCGCGACGGGGGCGTGCAGGCCTTCCGGGCCGGGCTGGGGATGCTCGTCGCGGGCACGGGCGTGCCGGTGGTGCCGTGCTACATCGACGGGGCGTTCAGCGCGATGCCGCCGGGATCGCGCGTGCCGCGCCCGCGACGCCTCACGATCATCGTTGGCCCCGCGCTGCGGTTCGACGACGTGCCCGACGAGCGCGAGGGGTGGACGCGGATCGCCGAGCAGACGCGGGCGCGGGTCATGGCGCTGGCGGGGGCGTGCGGGGCGGATCGGCCGGAGCCTGCGCGCCCCGGATGA